The Echinicola rosea genome has a segment encoding these proteins:
- a CDS encoding Crp/Fnr family transcriptional regulator, translating to MGKVLKTELLKEAFDHLIKLRPEIYRNLRPYLQVSTFQKGEIIRELNEPEQSAHFIYTGTAALLFPAKKGRDYRVKIFMEGTVAADLNAYFDQSDSPFYLRALSYVSCFSLKKEAEIALLNEMPEISRLSTLINRELLEETYKYLKSFQLPIDEGFPFFWEQYKEERAFLSKKDLAFIFNTSSATITKLINQLP from the coding sequence ATGGGGAAGGTATTGAAGACCGAATTGCTGAAAGAAGCTTTTGACCATTTGATAAAATTACGTCCTGAGATATACAGAAACCTGAGGCCCTATCTTCAGGTCAGCACCTTTCAAAAAGGAGAAATCATTCGTGAGCTGAATGAACCAGAACAATCCGCTCATTTTATTTATACCGGTACAGCTGCCCTGCTTTTTCCTGCCAAGAAAGGACGTGACTACCGAGTAAAGATTTTCATGGAAGGTACTGTGGCCGCTGATCTAAATGCCTATTTTGACCAATCCGATTCTCCTTTCTACCTGAGGGCACTGAGTTACGTTTCTTGCTTTTCATTGAAAAAAGAAGCAGAAATCGCACTTCTAAATGAAATGCCCGAAATCAGCCGCCTAAGCACCTTGATCAACAGGGAATTATTGGAAGAGACCTACAAATACCTAAAATCCTTTCAGCTTCCCATCGATGAGGGCTTCCCATTTTTCTGGGAACAATACAAAGAAGAGAGGGCCTTTCTCTCCAAAAAAGACCTGGCTTTTATATTCAATACTTCCTCAGCCACCATCACCAAGTTGATCAATCAGCTTCCATAA